The following are encoded together in the Blautia obeum ATCC 29174 genome:
- a CDS encoding glucose-1-phosphate adenylyltransferase, whose product MMKKEMIAMLLAGGQGSRLGVLTQKVAKPAVAFGGKYRIIDFPLSNCINSGIDTVGVLTQYQPLRLNTHIGIGIPWDLDRNEGGVTVLPPYEKSTNSEWYTGTANAIFQNLDYMQQYNPDYVLILSGDHIYKMDYEVMLNYHKANKADVTIACMPVPMEEASRFGIMVTDGSGRVTEFEEKPEKPSSNLASMGIYIFSWPVLKEALIALKDQSNCDFGKHILPYCKENGQRLFAYEYNGYWKDVGTLGSYWEANMELIDIIPEFNLYEEFWKIYTKGDIIPPQYIAEDAVTDQCIIGEGAEIYGEVHHSVIGPNVVIGKGTVVRDSIIMRNTVIGEDSVLDKAIVAENVTVGNHVTLVCGEEAENVLKPAVYAFGLATVGEQSVIPDNVKIGRNTAISGVTATEDYPGGILESGQIIKAKDGEQA is encoded by the coding sequence ATGATGAAAAAAGAAATGATCGCCATGCTTCTGGCGGGTGGTCAGGGCAGCAGACTGGGAGTACTGACACAAAAGGTTGCGAAACCTGCAGTCGCTTTTGGCGGTAAATACCGCATTATTGATTTTCCATTAAGTAACTGTATTAATTCTGGTATCGACACAGTTGGTGTACTGACACAGTATCAGCCGCTGCGTCTGAATACGCATATCGGAATTGGTATTCCGTGGGATCTGGATCGAAATGAGGGCGGAGTTACGGTACTTCCTCCATATGAGAAGAGTACAAACAGTGAATGGTATACAGGAACCGCTAATGCGATCTTTCAGAATCTGGATTACATGCAGCAGTACAATCCGGATTATGTATTGATTTTGTCAGGTGACCATATTTATAAAATGGATTATGAAGTGATGCTGAATTATCATAAGGCAAACAAGGCAGATGTCACGATTGCCTGTATGCCGGTTCCGATGGAGGAAGCCAGCCGTTTCGGCATCATGGTAACTGATGGATCAGGGCGTGTGACAGAATTTGAAGAGAAACCGGAGAAACCAAGCAGTAATCTTGCTTCCATGGGAATTTACATATTTAGCTGGCCGGTACTCAAAGAGGCACTGATCGCGCTGAAAGATCAGAGCAACTGTGATTTTGGAAAACATATTCTTCCTTATTGTAAAGAGAACGGACAGAGACTGTTCGCATATGAATACAATGGCTACTGGAAAGATGTGGGAACACTTGGATCTTACTGGGAGGCCAATATGGAGTTGATCGATATCATACCGGAGTTCAACCTTTATGAAGAATTCTGGAAGATCTACACCAAGGGTGATATCATTCCACCGCAGTATATTGCAGAAGATGCCGTGACAGACCAGTGCATTATAGGCGAAGGTGCGGAAATCTATGGCGAAGTTCATCATTCAGTGATCGGACCAAATGTAGTGATCGGTAAGGGCACTGTGGTACGCGATTCGATCATTATGAGAAATACAGTGATCGGAGAAGATTCCGTTCTGGATAAAGCAATCGTGGCAGAGAATGTTACGGTTGGCAATCATGTAACACTTGTATGTGGCGAAGAAGCAGAAAATGTGTTGAAGCCGGCTGTATATGCATTCGGACTTGCGACTGTGGGAGAACAGAGCGTAATTCCGGATAACGTTAAAATAGGAAGAAATACTGCAATATCCGGAGTGACAGCGACAGAAGATTATCCGGGAGGAATCCTGGAAAGTGGAC